A portion of the Punica granatum isolate Tunisia-2019 chromosome 7, ASM765513v2, whole genome shotgun sequence genome contains these proteins:
- the LOC116213330 gene encoding protein trichome birefringence-like 42, translating to MSYCKNQKIIPVLVLLVPIFISQLAAAYANANGNAVFHDKYMKGCDLFKGSWVYDDSVPTYNSTVCPFLDQGFDCQRNGRPDHDYLKYRWQPEGCNIPSFNGRDFLERHKGKKIMFVGDSLTNNMWQSFTCMLHSSVPAAKYTISHAGTSTPAVTFSFPDYGVSVISLTNRFLVDIVSAKEGRVLKLDSLTTGDQWKGMDYLIFNTYHWWFHTGSLQTWDYFQVGNKLYKDMDRLEALKIGLTTWAKWVDSNIDPRNTTVFFHGISALHFNAEDWKGNGTKGCQGETQPVLGSTYPSPGLPGKSIIEGVLNLMVNPPHFLDVTLLTQLRKDGHPSIYAGKGSGFLDCSHWCLAGVPDAWNQLLYASLMRMEGIDPDIAPAPDASQPSAPPPLPGVPSPSVVPGPPVSPVPPPHPSGGPSPSHGPQHPGSPSPAGWPIPPSGGLSPSSPGPEHPGSPSPAGWPTPPSAGHSPSSPAPEHNGSPSPSAGPGHPGEPGPSDRPGQPLAPSPGDWPGPSDAPSPSHKKSDGLGLRPLSFGSNLALVMLLLAVYLQFIQR from the exons ATGTCTTATTGCAAGAATCAGAAAATAATTCCTGTGTTGGTCTTGCTCGTGCCAATATTCATCTCCCAGTTGGCTGCGGCATATGCCAATGCCAATGGGAACGCTGTCTTCCATGACAAATACATGAAAGGCTGTGATCTTTTCAAGGGGAGTTGGGTGTACGATGATTCCGTTCCGACATATAATTCTACAGTCTGTCCCTTCCTCGACCAGGGATTCGATTGCCAGAGGAACGGTCGACCTGACCATGACTACCTCAAGTATAGGTGGCAGCCTGAGGGCTGTAACATCCCCAG TTTCAACGGTCGGGATTTCTTGGAGAGGCACAAGGGAAAGAAGATAATGTTCGTCGGGGACTCTCTCACTAACAATATGTGGCAATCGTTCACGTGCATGCTTCACTCCTCAGTCCCAGCGGCCAAATACACCATATCCCATGCGGGCACCTCTACCCCTGCCGTTACTTTCTCTTTTCCG GATTACGGGGTGTCAGTCATTAGCTTGACGAATAGGTTCTTGGTTGACATAGTCAGTGCGAAAGAAGGCAGGGTGTTGAAGCTTGACAGCCTCACGACTGGTGACCAGTGGAAGGGTATGGACTACTTAATCTTCAACACTTATCACTGGTGGTTCCACACCGGCAGCCTCCAAAC GTGGGACTATTTCCAAGTTGGAAATAAGTTGTACAAAGACATGGACCGACTCGAAGCCCTGAAGATTGGACTTACTACGTGGGCTAAGTGGGTCGACTCAAACATCGATCCCCGTAACACGACAGTCTTCTTCCATGGAATATCAGCTCTGCATTTCAA TGCCGAGGACTGGAAAGGCAATGGCACGAAGGGATGCCAAGGGGAGACACAGCCTGTGCTTGGATCGACTTACCCTTCGCCTGGTCTCCCTGGGAAGTCCATAATAGAAGGCGTCCTGAATTTGATGGTGAACCCCCCACATTTTCTTGACGTGACACTGCTGACCCAGCTCAGAAAAGACGGGCATCCTTCGATCTATGCGGGAAAGGGAAGCGGTTTTCTAGATTGCAGCCACTGGTGCCTCGCAGGTGTCCCGGACGCATGGAATCAGCTTCTCTATGCATCTCTTATGAGAAT GGAAGGTATTGATCCCGACATAGCACCGGCGCCTGATGCTTCTCAGCCCAGCGCACCCCCACCACTGCCAGGGGTGCCCAGCCCTTCAGTTGTGCCTGGTCCTCCTGTCTCGCCAGTCCCTCCTCCTCATCCTTCAGGGGGCCCGAGCCCTTCACATGGGCCTCAACACCCAGGCAGCCCAAGCCCTGCAGGATGGCCAATCCCTCCCTCGGGTGGGCTGAGCCCATCATCTCCTGGGCCTGAGCACCCAGGCAGCCCAAGCCCTGCAGGCTGGCCCACCCCTCCCTCTGCTGGGCACAGCCCATCATCACCTGCGCCCGAGCACAACGGCAGTCCAAGCCCTTCAGCTGGGCCTGGACATCCTGGCGAGCCCGGCCCTTCGGACAGGCCGGGACAGCCACTTGCTCCCAGCCCAGGAGACTGGCCCGGACCTTCAGACGCGCCGAGTCCTTCACACAAGAAGTCAGATGGGCTGGGGCTCAGACCTTTGTCCTTTGGTTCTAACCTTGCCCTTGTGATGCTGCTCCTTGCTGTTTATTTACAGTTCATCCAACGCTGA